The Salmo salar chromosome ssa02, Ssal_v3.1, whole genome shotgun sequence genome segment TACGTTAAAACGCCAGCTAGCATGAATGCTAGCTAACTACCCATACATAGGCTAGCTAATATCAGCTGGTAgttaattcagctagctactatcACAGCTGGCTAGTTAGGTAACGTCGTTAGTTACATTAGCTAGTTAAAACGTTAACTACTTTGACTTTTTCAAATTTGAACATGTGTAAAAAGTCAGCTGACCAATTTAACCATAATTGCCCAATAATATAgttatatctagttagttatgtGTTGAATTCTATTCAAGGCTACTTTGATTGTTGTGTGATACAGATGCATTTATTGATTGACTGGCTTTTGTCACTAAATTAGCCAGAACTAGCTACTATGTGACAATTTGTTGCCTTGTTGTTTTTGACTTTCAACAAATAATGAATAGTATATAGTAATATCTCCATGACAAATGGAATTAATTGACATATATTTAACCTGTGACATGTCTACTCTCCTTTCAGTGATTATTTATTCAAGCTGCTTCTGATTGGCGACTCTGGCGTTGGAAAGTCTTGCCTCCTCCTCCGATTTGCAGTAAGTAACTTTCCTCTGTCTAGGTTTGTATTTGCCACGTTGATATTTTGAGAGATAATAGTTTGATGTCCCAGGAACTTTACTGTACTTTGAACACCCATAGGGATTTTCTGTTTTTCTTATTTTCTCTTCAGGACGACACATACACAGAGAGCTATATTAGCACTATTGGAGTGGACTTCAAAATTAGGACCATAGAATTAGATGGAAAGACCATAAAACTTCAGATTGTAAGTACCTATGGCTGACATGACTTGATTGAGTCACAAGAATGGCAGAAGTGGAACATTGTGATTTGTATATGATGATAGGTCTGACTTTGCTCTCATTTGGCCCCCAGTGGGACACAGCTGGACAGGAACGGTTCCGGACAATTACATCCAGTTACTACAGAGGAGCACATGGCATTATTGTAGTGTACGACGTCACAGACCAGGTAAATCCATCCCTCAtttgctttttcaattttttcacTTTCTATTTTTCACTCTCTTTTTATAACAAGTTTACGTAGCAGATAGCCTTGTTCTCAAGCCTGTATAAGTTAAACAAAGTTTCAGTGTATCTGGTTATGCTGTCTATTGTATCGGTTGTTGAGTTATCAAcagttgtctcctctcctgtcacacCCCAGGAATCCTTCAATAACGTGAAACAGTGGCTACAGGAGATTGACCGTTACGCCAGTGAAAACGTGAACAAGCTGTTAGTCGGCAACAAATGTGACCTGACGACAAAGAAACTGGTGGACTACACAACGGCCAAGGTAACGCTCTACCTGGTTACAGAATGGGGGAGGAAATTGTTATATTTTTAAGTttaatcttctctctctcccgttctgTGTCCCACTCTTTTCTCGTCTCTTTGCCTCTTTGTGTGTATATGCCTCTCCCCTACTCCCACCTTACTGTTGCCTCTCACTCTCATGTcccctgtctctttttctcttcctccctcaggaATTTGCTGACAATTTAGGGATCCCCTTCTTGGAAGCCAGCGCCAAGAGTGCCACCAACGTGGAGCAGGCCTTCATGACCATGGCAGCTGAGATCAAGAAGAGAATGGGCCCAGGGGCCACAGCCGGAGGTTCGGAGAAGTCCAACGTCAAGATCCAGAGCACGCCAGTCAAGACCTCCTCTGGAGGCTGCTGCTGAGGCCCCTCAGCCACCCCAAACGCCATCCACCCAgacccctacctacctaccaatcTCAAAAGTTACCATGCTCCACAGGGATAGataaaggagagaaagaaagagaaacgagggtgagagtgacagagagggaagaCTGAGTGGCCTGGATTGTGTGTGCAGTTGCAATACCAGAAATATGTCCCCCCCCACCCCTGACAAGGTCTGCAATAGGATGGTAAGGACACCCACAGAAACACACTAACATAATGTGGGATATTTTTACGTATTACCAAAACATACCTGTACAAAATAAGATGTGGCAACTTATCCAGACATTTTTAAACAAGGTGCAAGGTGATAATTATGAATGAGAGGAATATGAATAAACCTTGCCCAACTCTTTACTCCAGGTCTGCTAgttaataatacattttttctACGATGGTTGTGTTCTCcttattttactgtggatatcagCATGACTTTGGCCTGATCTCCTCAGAAATGATTTAGGATGCACTCCCAATGAAACACATGTTTTAAAGAGCATTATACATGTTGGCAGAACTGATTACTTTAACCACAATGCATCTGGAATGCACTCATCATGACTTAGCACGTCTGCTCACTGTAATCGACCCAAATTATTTAGAGGAAATATCATTCAGTGTCACGTGGTCCATCTTCATAATGTTTCCCCAAATAATGTGCCAGTGCCTTTATGGCAGGATGTATATATGATATGCCTTTGGCACACTGCGTGGTTGGCATGTCCTTCCAGCCCTAGAGACGTTTTGTATGCCCATAATGGTTGTATGCCCAAGCTCTTATCTCTTATTTGGGTTTAGTCTAATGAATTTTGTATAATACTAGCATTAGTTAACATTCCTGTACAGAGAGTAATTGTTCTGCTGACATGCATAATGCCACATGGACACATGCTACATTGAAAGTGTCATTGTTTTTCCTCCGCCAGTGTCTCTCAACCAACAGCACAACAAAGTTTCACCAAAGGCTGAAATAATTCTaccaactgtatatatttatacatatatGTAAGAACCGATTAGCTAAACCTGTAGAGAAGCAAGTGCAATATATATGACATCATGAAAAGTAGCTGAACATTTTAATTTCGGCATGTGATTTGTGGCTGAGGACTTGACATTTTTTTGGCACAATGTCTACTATTAAACAATGAAGGAGATCTTTAATAAACATTTGTCTTATTGGaattatttcctgatagttacaCCTGTTCAGCATGTACATTTCACACTGAAATAGGCTTAGTCTCTGAAATgcgatacatttttttgttttgtttttgtgctcTTGTTTCATAAGCTGAACGGTATCATCTTTGGCCCAGCTTCCATTGTCTCCAGTAAAGGGTGCTGTTGTGCTGAACTTGAGACGTccataccctaacccctaccataacccttacctaaacttCACCTTTAAAATTCGACTTCAATGGGGTGACGTCAGTTGGACAACCCAAGGATCACGTTTAGAGTTTTCTTCTCTTTTACCCAGCTCAACCACCTTTTTTTGTGCACGCCGGGGCCAAAACGCTATTTTTTACTTCTTACTTTTGAGTCTGTCCAGCAACAAGTGTACATTACAGTTAATGGGATTCTCTGGTACTTTtatatactttttagccagtagttttgaaagtagcgCTCACAGGCCGAAAGTGTTCCTTTAAGATTGTGTACTACGAAACATATGTGCAGATCTGTGCACCACGTTGTTACTCTCGCTCTGCTGTGTGTTCATGTGTCTCtcgctagctgtcactcaaatggtgaGGGGTTGAAGCTCATTGGTTGAATGCGaatgctagggggctggcccacgtgggGGAAAATGGTGCaacacagcttccagaaaaacaaACTAGGGATTTCATGGCTAATTGAGTTAAGACAGTAATCCTGTTCGTAGATGCATAGGGACCCAGTAAGACAACTGAAACACTGAATCTGGTACAGGTCTGTACCAGTGGAGGGCAGCATTAGGTGGCTTAGTTCATCTCTGCAgctgtactgtctgtctcccagtaGTTGGGACTTCTTAATCTGAGTTAAGGGCAATTTCAAATCAATGACTTTGAATGGGCCCTCATTTGAATAGTAATTAGATTACACATCCCCAACAGCTGTGGTGAATTACATTGGCTTTTCCATGGCGTTCTATTATGTTGAACGGTTATCTGAGTTCATGTGACGTTGACGTCCATGACCGTGACAAAGGCATTGTTTTGTGGCTGTGATGGATACCCTTAATCTATACTTTCACACCAACCTTGTCATAGAATTAGTGTCATACCCAAAGTAGAGCACCCACCAGATCATCCCGTGATTGGTACCCATTGTGTGCCCGCTTGATTAACATCTGACCCTCTCATCAGCGTTGCGGTGGCATGGTGCCTGCCGCTGTAAATGTGCCACGGCCGGCCTCTCACACACAGGCCCCAGGCAGAAGAAAGGGCACACTCTTAACTGCTTGGCATGctcccttcccccctcctcccctctagcGGACCCCTGTAATTATGTAAAAGGCAGTGTGAAGCCAGCCTCTTGTTTAGCTGTTGAACTGAAGTCTTCTATTTTTCCTAGGCATAACCCCAATTTGCTTTTAAGTGAAAACAAAACCTACATTCAGCCGGTCAGCGTGGACAAAGGGCTAGATGTTTTGCTGTGAGGTTCAGAGGGAGTGAGTGGGAGTTGGGATGGGGAGCAGCAGCAACGGCGCTGAGGGGTTTAGAGTTGATGGCGcaagagggagggggggtgggcTGTTTGCCGGCTTTATTTGTTCTTGGTTGCCGGGCAATGGAAGGGGGAAAGCATCTGTGACAGCTGTAGAGGGGCCGCAGCCTTTCCCCCGATCTACAGAAGAAGCCCTGTAGGTaaaatacagagagagggagagaagggggatgggGGAGGATAGGGAGGGAGCTAGTTAGCCCATGTGTGAAGTTCACTCAAGACAATACCCACAGCAAAAAGGTGGGAGCTGGATTTGTGGATGCGAGATGGAGAATCAAGCCTCCATTATATCAATCTTGGTTCTATCACTCATGCCTAGACGGCAGGTGTGCACTTGAGACAGGCTTTGGCCATACTTTTTGTAGTGTAACATCATCAAATGGAGTGAGAGGTGTTGTGGACTGTTTGTCATCTTGCCAGTTAGCACTGAACAGCATGCTGCCCTACTGGCCAGACGAGTCCCATTTGTATGCCTGACGCCCTCCTGAACAATGGCTAAGTGTGCAGCAGAGCACAGAGTTGATTCTCttcggatgaatcagaattagcaGTAGCCTGAAACGACTGACATATAATACAAGTCTGCATGGACAGCTCAGTGAATTAGACTACTGGTAGTGACTGTTTCTGTCTGTTAAAATTGTAACTAAGAAAGGTGTTTTTTACATTCTATTCTCAAGCGGTTGACTTTTGGTCTTTGCTATGGTACTGTGAGTAAACAGTACAACTACTTGCATTTAGGATTTTTCCTCTAACACTCATTATTTTATAGCTACTCAGCCTCCTTGTATTCACTGTAGACTAAATGTAAGTGGTGCGTGTTTATTTTACAAGGCAGCCTATTTTAAACTTCATTGACAGAATTTTTGGGGGGAGCCAGGGCAAGATGAGCGAGCAAAAGATACTCGGTTTCTAGTCACCGGCTATAGGATTAACAAAAATCCTGTTGACTTGAGTttttacataacctacatatgTATACACTCCCCTTGAGTATTTACACAGCCCATAAGCGAAGATGACTCATTCCTGACTATTCAAGCGACACTCTGACGTAACCGTACATGTATCTTTTCATGGAGTTTAAAGCTGCTTTGGTTAGAAGCCTATTTCCAGTAAGTGAGTTGCCACAAGGGCATCTTGCAATTTGCAGCAGTGATGAAATGAGTGACTATGACTTGAGCTGCCTATTAGCTTTAGTTACAGTATGTCAGTGCCCGGCCCTCTTGTTCATGCATGTACAATGCGCTCCAGTGAAAGCATTTTGGGGGTGTGATTCATCAAATATGTCAACTATCTCACCATTTAATTTACCTCACAGTGAGTGCTAAATAATCGAATACAtgtctctcttttccccctcagCATCTACACGCTCATTCCAGCCAGGCCACACTTTAAATTGAAGGCCTCCGTTACACTAGACTTTCTTTTGGCTTTTAATCCTTTCATGCGAgacctaccccctctctcttttttagCTACTCTCAATCAAGCCAATGGCAATACTGTATCATTCTGAAGTAGCTCCGAGTAGTTCCTTGCCAggcaagacaaaaaaacagaaagaaAAATACAGTGATGGATGGATGCCCGCGGCGGAGGAGccaaccttaaaaaaaaaaactgcaatCGTTCATTTCCTGATCCCAGCCTGACGGCCCTCCCTCAGTGTTCTCTctcagagcaggaggaggaagagatgggTGGGGATGGGGTTTCGGGAGCTAATTGGCAACCTTGGCGGTTCGTTATGGAGGGGGGGTCTGTTTCAAAATAGTGCCCGGGTGCCAGTCGTACGCTTTTCTATGTGGCGGAACCGGCTCCAGAGAGTCTATGTTGTAAGTAAGAGGCCCAAAAGAACTGACCCAGGATCTGCCAAACGTTGACGCAAAACTAAATCTGGAGGATGTATGCAGAAAATAGGAGCCTTAATTGACACCACCTTTTTTCTCTGGCAGTTCCATGAAATATGGGTGTCTTGTTTGTCAGATGTAGCAACTTCTCAACCCTCTTCCGTTCTCTAACCTGTCCTAAAATTGCTTCAAGTTGCTTACAAGAAACATAATTCTCAGAGTAGAGGTCTGTCTCTCGCCATGCCTCTCCACTCTGCTCCAGTACCATCATGGTTGTTGTGAttagaccactgctactctattGGCGTGTCAAAAGGTAGGCATCCCTCAGGGCTGCATCTTTCATTCAGCTTCATTTTGTTTCAATGTGTAATTACGAGTGATGTGTAACGAGATGCTAATTTCCTGCATGGGCTCTGATTGGGGTTGAAGTCATAAGGCAGTTCTCTGTACAGTCtcaggtccgtctgtctgtgggtGGACGGTCGGTCGGGTGAAAcatgagaggggagagaaacCATGATGACCGCAGGAGCCCTGCAGCCCTGTCTCAACTGGTGCCAGGCCCAAAATAGGAGAGCAGCGCTCGTTCCGCTCACAACTGGCAACCCAGGCCCCCCTCTCTTGCCCCTAGTAGGGACAGAAATACCCCTAGCCCGGACTACTGCTGCCCTTCTGTCACGACTGTTTACCAGCTGTGGCATTGCCATCGCTTTCAGGGCCCTAATGGCCATTATCATTTTCTTTATTTAAATTGTACTACATTCACTTGACTTCCCTTAGTTAGTACTCATGTACTGTGTTTCTGGCCTTAACTTTTAACCTTGGCTTTTGTGCTGATTTACACTGAGGTGTTAAACTTAACTTTGAACCAGTCCAAAGTTCATAACGGGTTCCACTGGTCACAGATGGGAATGCCATATCTTCAGCTCCTGCATTAATTTGAAGGGAATCAGCTGCTTGTGTTGGAGAGTCCTCCGGTTTTTATTCTTGCCATCTGGTTGCAATTATGTCACGCTCTGCCTAACTCGAGGATAACCACCACATTATTGAACAGATGCCAGAGAATGGAGTAGTATGGCGCTCACATCATTCTTTCCTAAATGAGcgtctgcacacacacatacacaggtgtGCGCATAGCCGCATAACGACCCACGTTTGATAAATCCCTTgataaaaaatattatttctgCAGATTGCTTATGCTCTATTATGTGACTAAGTGTTTTGGACGTGTGGCCATGGGTTTGTCTTTGAAGCTCTCTGCTGCAGCATAGTTGTAACCTGTTTGACTAGTTGAAATTTGTCTCCAGTTGTCAATGGAGAAGCTGTTGCCAGAGTGACAGGTGGCAATTGGCTAAAAACAATTTTGAGAGTTTCAGAAAAAGTTGCTGGTTAGATTTCTAAGCATTATAATGGCACAAATAACACTTTGACGTAAAAGTAATACACTTTAATGTACATTAGATCTACGTTGTACGAGTGATCATTGTCAAAACATTTAATTTCCCCAGCAAACTAAAAAATTTGCATTACAATATTGCACTGGCTAATACCAAGATGTCTAACGTTGAATAGCTTGGATGCCTTACATAGTTGTGGTTGCTCACTCACAGCAAGACTCCTTGACAAGAGAATGCTCCCAAGAATAAGCTTTGACTATTTCTCTCAATTACATGTTATCATTATTATTCTGCCTGAAAGCTGCCACCACACAAAATGGGTTTTGTTCTATATGCTAGCTTAGGATATTTAGCGCAGCAAATTCCAACATccatagattttttttgttttattttagacAATTATGTATGTCTGGTCTGTGCATAGGGGTAGCCTGGGCAGACACTAGTTGGAGCTATGGATCTCCACTATAGTCTGGGCTTAATGTGCCAAGCCGGGAATTCACTCGTGTCCCCTGGCGACCGATTCGTACTAAAAACATTCTCCATTCTGGCTGCAAAGGCTTCGATTTCCTCCTTAACTCGATTTAATGGCTAGAAGGCGTGACATTTTTTCAATGTGCATACTTTCTTCATGAAACACAATTTTCCACAACCATACAAGAGTGGCTAAATGCCAATGTTGCCAACTTAGcgactttgtcgctatatttagcggGTATTCAGGCCCCTCTAGCGCCACTTTTTCAAAAAAGcgactagcgacaaatctagTGACTTTTTCTGGTGTCATTGAGActgacgtgaaagcacgtatcgttcttactcttctcaacgagcagcgggtgctgccgAGGGCCACACCCCtgtcccaaagcactcacaggcggcccagtccttgtgcagcagtccctcccagctgcagtcagaacaggagatgttcacccctccgtgtccagactgcaaatgaatcgcgcaCGCGGGAAGCCCTGGCTGATCCCGCCCTgacttacattaaaaaaaatgtttttacctgaattagggccagactagttaccataattttctcacattgccattgacagttttttctattgtctctttttggtccatttagattgttcatgtagattgtatacaaaaaaatgttaaacGTTATGGTTAAAAATattcatgttttactgtgacttgttgtaggctcctaagtggaccataaggttaaaaaccaaaacaaattaagaaaaaataaataaataaatctaaGTGACTCCGCCGgagtgtctcttttgggtcacttttgccagtcccaagcccggataaaggaggagggttggaattgcgacaaaaaaaaacaagaatcgacagaagaaatgtaatttgtagttctaaacatatttagggtgttttttactccctttttgtctctcccacgacATTATTCCTCTCTActacagcgtccatcacaattacatgcacatggtcaattatgcaaattaggccatgacgtcatttagcgacttttaggacagccaatagctactttccttactgaggagtttgGCAACACTGCTAAATGCTAGTCCCAGATGTTGCATATCGCATTCAGCTAATCAGGTTGCAGCAATCTGTTTTCTTACACCTACCTAACCTAACTAATGTACCTAGCaagctaacgtagctagctagctagaggtaCCCATAGCTAGCTAGTTTTATAGTTTGGTCATTCATTCCAATAAATTCCCCAAAATATATTTATGGAGTTTTATTGGGTCCTCACTACAAGAATAAGCCAATTTTCAAACGCTAAAATCAGTgtcatctatatatatttttttttgaaaGCTAATTTAATAATTTTGTCTGACATGCCGAAAATGCAGTCGTGTGGATTACATTTGACACTTCGCGGCCACTGGAGTGTGACTACAGTTTGCGTTGAATTGTGGTTCATATCAACCTCACAAGTGATCAAAGTACTTCACTTGCTACGTCGAGCTAAATCGATGGCCGAGTGGGCAACGTCGTTAGTGAATTAGACCTGCATCCGGTTTCGACGTGGATTCCCCAAGGGAAAGTGGCTACCCAGATGCCTGAGGAGGTAAAAATATagtgtttggaatgcagcccTGGTCTGATAGTTTCGAAATAAAAGTTGTACACACAGAACATAGTTTTAAATTACATGTATTGGATTTCTTGGCATGAACTCGTTTACAGAACATTGTTCACAGTTTTAATACAACATGTTAAACATTTGTGAAGTGAAATTATAAAGTTAAAACGAGATTTAGAGTAGAATACATGTTTTACCACCGATGCAATATGCAATTTAGTTAGGTATGTGGGTGTGGTGGTAAGTGTCATAGTAGTCAGCAGCACGACCCGGTGGGCTTGAGACAGGCAAAGCCAGGAGGAATCATCAGGCCAGGGTGTCCTCAggcatagagaaagagagaaatagggtGATTAGTAAGAGCATTCGGATCTAATTTGTTATTTTATCATTATTAATTACACCTTTCAGATTGCACACATGAACATATAATTTAATAAACCTGTAAACGAAACTATCATTACGTTAATTGCATATTGCATCTGTGTACAAAAATACATTCTACTCAATCAAATTGTAACTTTATAATTTCACTTCATAGACGGAATAATGTTCAGTGAACGATTTAATGCCAACAAATCCAATACGTCATTTAAAACTATGTTCAGTTAGCAcaacttttattttgaaactATCCTTGTTTCTTTTACGCTGCTATGTTAGGGGTGGAAAAAACAGACTGCTTCAACCTGATTGGCTGAATGTGATACGCTACATAGCCACTTTAGCATGGCGGTGGGAAATGGTGTTTCAAAAAGAAAGTACGCATATTTTCCCCGTTTTTGTAGCCTTGACATTGAATCGTGTTAAGGAGGATATCGCAGCCTCTGCAGCCTGGATAGAGAATGTTTTAAGCACAGACCGTTTTCACCGGGGGACACTATAGTGTATTACCGGCTGGGCACATTAAGCCCAGACGATAGTGGAGATCCATAGCGCCCACTAGTGGCTTCCCAAGCTACATGGGGGCGAGGCGTGTGCCACCGTACCAGTCAACACTGTCAGTTCAGAGCGTAATTTCACTTTACGTCATTCCTAGCCAGTGTAGTTGTAGGTCTATCGGCGGAGAAAAAAATAGCTCCGGCAGTGCCTGTCCTGCTGTTCAGTGAACGGTAGTTGTCTGTGACTAGACTCATCGGTCTCCTCGACAGCTCGCCATTGTGTAGAGCTCCACGGCTATTTTGGAGAACCGCGGCGCGGAAATGAAAGTATAGACGGCGAGGAGTTCGATGTCTGGTGTTCCTCGTTGTAGATCCTCTGTTCTTGGCGTCAATTTGACCCCGATGCAGGATTTGAAACCCTTGCTGGAACTACATGTGGTAAGTTTGACTGCGTTGCATTCACCAATGTTAGGATTATTTAAACACGCTTCAACATGGAATAATTATGCTTTGATTTACGTATAAATGAATTATTGGCCGTTATTTACCTGTTTGCCATtctctttttaaaaaaaaaaagcatttttgtCGCATTTTGTTGCTGTGTCTTGAGTCTGGAGAGAGAAAGCACCTCGGTCTGAGTGGCTTTTTTTTGTTACATTTAGCTACTTGTCTGTTATAGTGTTGCATGTGGAAGGAGGCCCTAATGCTCGAAACGGGAACGTAATATTGTTTTTAAGTCTCCAGTTCAGTGAAGAGCCGACTGAGTACTTTGTGGCAGGTGGCGGTGAGCAGGCTATGGCGCCCCCATCACAGCCATAGGGGCTATCTGTGGCGTATGCCTTTGGAGGTCAAGGGCAGCTGTTGTGACAGCTACAGTAATACGTCAGTGACAGTTCATACAGTGAATTGATCCAACACGCGTTTTGTCATGACAGAGAACCCAAAACCATTCAATTTAGATGTATCAATAAATACAATCGTTGTTAGGTTAGTCACCCATACGATTTCCCGCAGTCTTAGTGCTCCGGTAGTGGGAATGTCTGAATAATGTTTTTCTGACATTTTGAAAGAGCAAGTGACACCCACGCGTGACTTAGT includes the following:
- the LOC106585917 gene encoding ras-related protein ORAB-1, with the translated sequence MNPEYDYLFKLLLIGDSGVGKSCLLLRFADDTYTESYISTIGVDFKIRTIELDGKTIKLQIWDTAGQERFRTITSSYYRGAHGIIVVYDVTDQESFNNVKQWLQEIDRYASENVNKLLVGNKCDLTTKKLVDYTTAKEFADNLGIPFLEASAKSATNVEQAFMTMAAEIKKRMGPGATAGGSEKSNVKIQSTPVKTSSGGCC